The proteins below come from a single Cervus elaphus chromosome 4, mCerEla1.1, whole genome shotgun sequence genomic window:
- the LOC122692789 gene encoding orphan sodium- and chloride-dependent neurotransmitter transporter NTT5-like has product MEFLEEISEEESPKERHTSSTPSWKLTAKEILATKTQNYFAQTKRAENILIQVAFSIGLSSIWRFPYLCHLNGGGNFILMYFFMLLFFGVPLMYMEMIMGKCLRMDSIQVWKQLVPWLGGIGYASVLVCVLVSLYNSIIITWSLSYLSNSFSYPLPWDERPLVRNINVTDLSCLQTVAHQYFWYHTTLNASNHMGEEVETLVLNLTLGIFTVWFLLFLIMMVGLKISVQMLIFSVFLPYVILLCFLIRGLFLEGATTSLRRMVTTEFSAWASLDLWRQAGGHVLYSLGLGMGTIILFSYKAGGDNYAQVASLVTLINLGTSLLTTSIIFIVLGFWTTTSGHACVKQSISKLTQLIDEGVLPQNAKPPKDILLLPTLDYIKWINSLPGRLRQQVVHLSPSCSIKVQKEMFMQGPGLALAAFSQVVSLFPGSSFWAILFFMALLITGLSNLMRLLEGIVFPLQNSISIFRDYPRILTAIVCLGGFLGSLIFTSRAGSYIMYLFDDLVVPLSLVITVVFQNVALAWIYGAGRFREEMFSEMGRPLWPFSSFLWCYVTLPGLLALLTICFMQLFQGTHLYYTAWNTSGNKEVKHLYPQNSLGWVIFLSVLTFLPIPVHPLHQWWSLQEYVAPDPFEKLMSKKTPMVSSMSSQRPKHHSMKSQERTSNTSTRGLSMSLLRSPKPEPECLSQDPVKYESSSWFSLPLLTSLSSSLTIRSASLRVSRQVSPTSVTADNSNKGSETQEESPKEKSVQ; this is encoded by the exons ATGGAGTTCCTTGAAGAAATATCAGAGGAAGAGTCCCCCAAAGAACGCCACACTTCCTCAACACCATCCTGGAAGCTCACAGCCAAGGAGATCCTGGCAACCAAGACCCAAAACTACTTTGCTCAGACTAAAAGAGCTGAGAACATCTTGATCCAGGTTGCCTTCTCCATTGGTCTCAGCAGCATATGGCGGTTCCCTTACCTGTGTCATCTGAATGGAGGAG GCAACTTTATCCTGATgtacttcttcatgctcctctttttcgGGGTTCCCCTCATGTACATGGAGATGATCATGGGGAAATGTCTGCGCATGGACAGCATCCAGGTTTGGAAGCAGCTTGTCCCCTGGCTGGGCGGCATTGGCTACGCCAGCGTACTG GTGTGCGTCTTGGTGAGCTTGTATAACAGCATTATCATCACCTGGAGCCTCTCCTATCTCAGCAACTCCTTCAGTTATCCCCTGCCATGGGACGAGCGCCCGCTGGTGAGGAACATCAACGTCACcg ACCTTTCTTGCcttcagactgtagcccaccagtacTTCTGGTACCACACCACCCTGAATGCCTCAAACCACATGGGAGAAGAGGTCGAGACCCTCGTCCTGAACCTCACTCTGGGCATCTTCACAGTCTGGTTCCTCCTCTTCTTAATCATGATGGTGGGGCTAAAGATTTCAGTGCAG ATGCTGATTTTCTCAGTATTCCTTCCCTACGTCATcctcctctgcttcctcatcCGAGGTCTCTTCTTGGAAGGTGCAACCACCAGCCTCAGACGTATGGTGACCACAGAG TTCTCTGCCTGGGCCTCGCTGGACCTGTGGCGTCAAGCAGGAGGCCACGTGCTCTATTCCCTGGGCCTGGGCATGGGCACCATCATCTTATTCTCCTACAAGGCTGGAGGTGACAACTATGCCCAGGTGGCCTCTTTGGTGACCCTGATCAACCTGGGGACTTCATTGCTGACTACGTCCATCATCTTTATAGTGCTGGGTTTCTGGACCACCACCAGTGGACACGCCTGTGTCAAGCA GAGCATCTCAAAGCTGACGCAACTGATAGACGAGGGGGTGCTGCCTCAGAATGCCAAGCCCCCAAAAGACATCCTGCTGCTGCCCACCCTGGACTACATAAAATGGATCAACAGTCTCCCGGGCCGTCTCCGGCAACAGGTCGTCCACTTATCCCCATCCTGCAGCATCAaggtgcagaaggaaatg TTCATGCAGGGCCCCGGCCTGGCACTCGCAGCCTTCTCCCAAGTCGTCTCGTTGTTCCCTGGCTCCTCTTTCTGGGCCATCCTCTTCTTCATGGCCCTGCTCATCACAGGCTTGAGCAACTTGATGAGGCTCTTGGAAGGCATTGTCTTTCCCCTCCAGAACTCCATCTCCATCTTCAGGGATTATCCCAGGATACTCACAG CGATCGTCTGCTTGGGAGGTTTTCTGGGCAGCCTCATCTTCACCAGTCGTGCTGGCAGCTACATAATGTACTTGTTTGATGACCTCGTGGTCCCACTGTCCCTCGTCATCACCGTGGTCTTCCAGAACGTGGCCCTGGCCTGGATCTACGGAGCTGGGAG GTTCAGGGAAGAAATGTTCAGTGAGATGGGCCGCCCTCTGTGGCCCTTCTCCTCATTCCTGTGGTGCTACGTGACCTTGCCGGGGCTGCTGGCCCTCCTCACCATCTGCTTCATGCAGCTCTTCCAGGGGACACACCTCTACTACACTGCCTGGAACACCAGTGGG aACAAGGAAGTAAAACATCTCTACCCGCAGAACAGCCTGGGCTGGGTCATCTTCCTCAGCGTCCTCACCTTCCTGCCGATTCCAGTCCACCCACTCCACCAGTGGTGGTCCCTCCAGGAGTACGTTGCCCCAGATCCCTTTGAAAAACTAATGTCTAAAAAGACACCCATGGTGTCCTCCATGTCCTCACAGAGGCCGAAGCATCACTCAATGAAGTCCCAGGAGAGAACCAGCAACACCTCAACCAGAGGGTTAAGTATGTCTTTACTCAGGTCCCCGAAACCTGAGCCAGAGTGCCTCAGCCAGGACCCAGTCAAGTATGAGAGCTCTTCCTGGTTCAGCCTGCCACTACTGACCTCCCTGTCGTCTTCCTTGACCATAAGGAGTGCCAGCCTCCGTGTCTCAAGGCAGGTGAGCCCAACCTCGGTAACTGCAGACAACAGCAACAAGGGCAGTGAGACCCAGGAAGAAAGCCCAAAAGAGAAATCTGTTCAGTAA
- the LOC122691183 gene encoding orphan sodium- and chloride-dependent neurotransmitter transporter NTT5-like isoform X1, producing the protein MTTVNEDMEAQEEKSQLSVPSTSISLTATTSAYQLVSELPTEESQKFDLLSAQVWSDEDNEDTLETLSKDEPKDGAPHERPIWANKTEYLLAQVGFSVGLSTIWRFPYLCFHNGGGSFIIIYILMMFLVGIPLLFLEMAAGQRMRQGSIGVWKVISPWIGGVGYTSFMVLPPEAHPPDSLYYDPSSIYPKWLNNLPEHIKNRILPNLTECDLSKELNKVMFGPGVVIVTFSDIISLFSGPTFWSIITFLLLVNLGLSTVIGIIQGIITPLQDTFSLREHSKLLTVGVCVPMFLGSLLFVRPSGSYYVNLLDDYWVSLPLFFIVILETIAMAWIYGARSQMR; encoded by the exons ATGACAACTGTTAATGAAGACATGGAGGCTCAGGAAGAGAAATCTCAGCTGTCTGTACCTTCAACTTCCATATCCCTGACTGCTACTACCTCAGCTTACCAGTTAGTGTCTGAGCTGCCCACTGAGGAGAGCCAGAAGTTTGACCTTCTGTCAGCACAGGTTTGGTCTGATGAAGATAATGAAGACACACTGGAGACCCTAAGCAAAGATGAGCCAAAGGATGGAGCCCCCCATGAACGACCAATCTGGGCCAATAAAACTGAGTACCTCCTGGCCCAGGTGGGCTTCTCTGTGGGGCTAAGCACCATCTGGCGCTTTCCTTATCTGTGTTTTCACAATGGAGGTG GCAGTTTTATCATCATCTACATCCTGATGATGTTTTTGGTTGGgattcctcttctcttcctggagaTGGCAGCTGGTCAGAGGATGCGTCAGGGCAGCATTGGTGTGTGGAAGGTCATCAGCCCCTGGATTGGTGGTGTAGGGTATACAAGCTTCATG GTCCTGCCGCCTGAGGCCCACCCTCCAGACAGTCTATACTATGATCCGAGCTCCATCTACCCCAAGTGGCTCAACAACCTCCCTGAACACATCAAAAACAGAATCCTACCCAATTTGACTGAATGCGACTTATCTAAGGAATTGAATAAG GTTATGTTCGGTCCAGGTGTGGTCATTGTGACCTTTAGTGATATCATCTCTTTGTTTTCTGGACCCACCTTCTGGTCCATCATTACCTTCCTGTTGCTGGTGAACCTGGGGCTGAGCACTGTGATAGGAATCATACAAGGCATCATCACccctctccaggatactttctcCCTCAGGGAGCATTCAAAACTGCTCACAG TGGGTGTCTGTGTGCCTATGTTCCTGGGCAGCCTCCTTTTTGTGAGGCCCTCAGGCAGCTACTATGTGAACCTGCTGGATGACTACTGGGTATCTCTGCCCCTTTTCTTCATTGTCATCTTGGAGACCATTGCCATGGCCTGGATATATGGGGCCAGGAG tcaAATGAGGTGA
- the LOC122691183 gene encoding orphan sodium- and chloride-dependent neurotransmitter transporter NTT5-like isoform X2 has product MLYISVLLPYIILFSLLIRSLMMKGAYFGLKNLLAAKVPALYSMEVWRRTGNQLFLSLGPGFGSFTAISSYIPRSNNCIIDAYAVAFLNLLASLTTTVFVFAVMGHLVTDSNEKCYLMNAKKVMDLIIAQVLPPEAHPPDSLYYDPSSIYPKWLNNLPEHIKNRILPNLTECDLSKELNKVMFGPGVVIVTFSDIISLFSGPTFWSIITFLLLVNLGLSTVIGIIQGIITPLQDTFSLREHSKLLTVGVCVPMFLGSLLFVRPSGSYYVNLLDDYWVSLPLFFIVILETIAMAWIYGARSQMR; this is encoded by the exons ATGCTGTATATCTCAGTACTCCTTCCCTACAtcatccttttctctcttcttatccGGAGTCTCATGATGAAAGGCGCATATTTTGGCCTCAAGAATTTGTTGGCTGCCAAG GTACCAGCCCTGTATTCTATGGAAGTGTGGCGCCGAACAGGAAACCAGCTGTTTTTGTCCTTGGGCCCCGGCTTTGGCAGCTTCACAGCAATCAGCTCGTACATCCCTCGGTCCAATAACTGTATCATTGATGCCTATGCTGTGGCTTTTCTCAACTTGCTTGCCTCACTGACTACCACGGTGTTTGTATTTGCTGTAATGGGCCACTTGGTCACAGATAGCAACGAAAAATGTTACTTGAT GAATGCCAAAAAAGTGATGGATCTGATCATTGCCCAGGTCCTGCCGCCTGAGGCCCACCCTCCAGACAGTCTATACTATGATCCGAGCTCCATCTACCCCAAGTGGCTCAACAACCTCCCTGAACACATCAAAAACAGAATCCTACCCAATTTGACTGAATGCGACTTATCTAAGGAATTGAATAAG GTTATGTTCGGTCCAGGTGTGGTCATTGTGACCTTTAGTGATATCATCTCTTTGTTTTCTGGACCCACCTTCTGGTCCATCATTACCTTCCTGTTGCTGGTGAACCTGGGGCTGAGCACTGTGATAGGAATCATACAAGGCATCATCACccctctccaggatactttctcCCTCAGGGAGCATTCAAAACTGCTCACAG TGGGTGTCTGTGTGCCTATGTTCCTGGGCAGCCTCCTTTTTGTGAGGCCCTCAGGCAGCTACTATGTGAACCTGCTGGATGACTACTGGGTATCTCTGCCCCTTTTCTTCATTGTCATCTTGGAGACCATTGCCATGGCCTGGATATATGGGGCCAGGAG tcaAATGAGGTGA